A DNA window from Ostrea edulis chromosome 5, xbOstEdul1.1, whole genome shotgun sequence contains the following coding sequences:
- the LOC125651846 gene encoding uncharacterized protein LOC125651846, with translation MAVHFFNDTWFYRLFFKLQLSECDHVGNPVENNPDVDSEWTRLGVELSSWVRRNVDYLYPETTKDVSECSQITSYQGNVEINRGIIFLWVCIIFVTVVVPLLVAKFLDFCEGKQLQSAPDESSTNDESEDPRENQNTITAVGKPAPKETIPLYSISFYAGRTFNPSCDVPSFLKRTIDCLFQELDKHLIDKTPPPHDGPLHSTVTSSVRLPRRPILRATGRRSSSPSLPSQDPRGDDPTETIAFREFQKDIVYNNTYTHLINVPDSVQQSLNGKNKRLMDFFINSCLVNFEELCVSNFIVKYALHLLEKVLRTMSPYHGLRFVQCSPTGSMLKGIKVSAANQFDFSFVFQCTEFELSSAIDHGINPEIPPGKLVLNVVENEDHEVPSRLLKQFQEKKCISPQEFLNSVCELTDIALQKLYKEGRPVIDRLPFRIQRATSPGLQLSLDTRNVVGFHNPDIRIQLIPSLLLSCNKWIDPNHLYAVPSWSNVDIKRKMAPRNRYTTQPIQATPHDLFWNMSFGELEHFFLNKMDQKCHYRGMFGCHKIVIQILKFLFASQSRKTLLSRGEVTSYMIETVVSYMMVESRTNQWGMDQLSDRVSDAILFLKRALHNGRLPNFYVNNPHLADESEFFKQIKLLSPGRQENLLGDISPDTVSKMLNFIDSRLAEYNLKDCVTSEYSEDMWEYEYFVYL, from the coding sequence ATGGCAGTACATTTTTTCAATGACACATGGTTTTACAGACTTTTCTTCAAACTCCAGTTATCGGAATGTGATCATGTTGGTAATCCAGTGGAAAATAACCCGGATGTTGATTCCGAATGGACAAGGCTTGGAGTGGAGTTGTCCTCGTGGGTAAGAAGGAACGTAGATTATCTTTATCCGGAGACAACGAAAGACGTTTCCGAATGTTCACAGATCACAAGTTATCAAGGCAATGTGGAAATAAACAGAGGAATAATTTTCCTGTGGGTGTGTATAATTTTTGTAACAGTAGTGGTTCCATTGCTTGTCGCCAAGTTTCTTGATTTCTGCGAAGGTAAGCAGTTACAGTCAGCGCCAGACGAATCCAGCACTAACGACGAGTCAGAGGACCCGCGCGAGAATCAAAACACCATCACTGCTGTAGGCAAACCCGCGCCAAAGGAGACCATACCCCTGTATTCCATTTCATTCTACGCTGGTCGTACATTTAATCCCAGCTGCGACGTTCCATCTTTCCTAAAACGGACCATCGACTGCCTGTTTCAAGAGCTAGATAAACACTTGATAGACAAGACTCCACCTCCACACGACGGTCCTCTACATAGTACCGTGACGTCGTCTGTTCGTCTTCCACGGCGACCAATTCTCAGAGCCACGGGAAGACGGAGTAGTTCCCCTTCACTTCCCTCGCAAGACCCCCGGGGGGACGACCCTACTGAGACGATCGCCTTTAGGGAATTTCAAAAGGACATTGTCTACAATAATACGTACACGCACTTGATCAATGTACCGGATTCCGTCCAGCAGTCACTGAACGGAAAGAATAAAAGACTTATGGACTTCTTCATTAATTCCTGCTTAGTGAATTTTGAAGAGTTATGTGTGTCAAATTTCATTGTGAAGTATGCCCTCCATCTTTTAGAGAAAGTTCTTAGAACAATGAGTCCATATCATGGTCTTAGGTTTGTCCAGTGTTCTCCAACAGGAAGTATGCTGAAAGGAATAAAAGTCAGCGCTGCGAATCAATTCGACTTTTCCTTTGTATTCCAGTGCACTGAGTTTGAACTGTCATCGGCTATCGATCATGGTATCAACCCCGAAATCCCGCCCGGTAAACTTGTACTAAATGTTGTTGAAAACGAAGATCATGAAGTACCATCGAGGCTTCTGAAACAATTTCAGGAAAAGAAATGTATCTCTCCTCAAGAATTCTTGAATTCCGTTTGTGAACTGACCGACATTGCTTTACAGAAACTATACAAGGAGGGCAGACCAGTGATTGACAGATTACCATTCCGGATTCAACGGGCCACGTCTCCAGGTCTACAGTTGTCTCTGGATACTAGGAATGTCGTGGGGTTCCATAACCCCGACATCAGAATACAACTAATTCCCTCCCTGTTATTGAGCTGCAACAAGTGGATCGACCCCAATCACCTGTACGCCGTACCCTCTTGGTCAAATGTAGACATCAAACGCAAGATGGCGCCTCGAAATCGGTATACCACACAACCAATACAAGCCACGCCTCACGATTTGTTCTGGAATATGTCGTTTGGCGAATTAGAGCATTTCTTTTTGAACAAGATGGACCAGAAATGCCATTATCGTGGCATGTTTGGGTGCCATAAAATTGTTATccagattttgaaatttttgtttgCATCGCAGTCTAGAAAGACCTTACTGAGCAGGGGAGAGGTAACCTCCTATATGATAGAAACTGTGGTCAGTTACATGATGGTGGAAAGTAGGACCAATCAGTGGGGAATGGACCAACTGTCCGATCGTGTATCAGACGCCATACTCTTCCTGAAAAGAGCTCTTCATAATGGACGGCTGCCCAACTTCTATGTTAATAATCCCCATCTGGCTGACGAGTCGGAGTTCTTTAAGCAAATTAAGCTTTTGTCTCCCGGAAGACAGGAAAATTTACTGGGCGACATTAGCCCAGACACAGTCAGTAAAATGCTGAACTTTATAGACAGCAGGTTAGCGGAATATAATCTTAAAGATTGTGTAACCTCAGAATACTCCGAGGACATGTGGGAATATgagtattttgtttatttgtaa